One window of Salegentibacter sp. Hel_I_6 genomic DNA carries:
- a CDS encoding sugar phosphate isomerase/epimerase, whose protein sequence is MKTIKGPAVYLAQFMDSKAPLNSLDGLCKWAADLGYKGIQIPTWESALIDLTKAGESKDYCQEIKGKVESYGLEVTELCTHLQGQLVAVHSAYDTMFDNFAPKEVRNNPKARTEWAVEQMKSAARASRNFGLDVHGTFSGSLLWHTAHPWPQRPEGLVEMGFKELAKRWTPILNEFDEQNVDVCYEVHPGEDLHDGVTFERFLEATNNHKRVNLLYDPSHFVLQQLDYISYIDHYHEFIKMFHVKDAEFNPTGKKGSFGGYGDWRDRAGRYRHPGDGQVDFKTIFSKLTEYGCDVWAVLEWECCIKSPDQGAREGAPFIQSHIIEATEKKFDDFAGSEIDEQKLKRILGIN, encoded by the coding sequence ATGAAAACAATAAAAGGACCTGCCGTTTATTTAGCACAATTTATGGACAGTAAAGCGCCATTAAACAGCTTGGATGGTTTGTGCAAATGGGCAGCAGATTTAGGATATAAAGGAATACAAATCCCAACCTGGGAATCGGCTTTAATCGATTTAACAAAAGCCGGAGAAAGCAAAGATTATTGCCAGGAAATTAAAGGAAAAGTAGAATCTTACGGCTTAGAAGTTACCGAGCTTTGTACACACTTACAGGGTCAACTTGTCGCGGTGCATTCGGCTTATGATACCATGTTCGATAATTTTGCACCGAAAGAAGTTAGAAATAATCCAAAAGCAAGAACCGAATGGGCTGTTGAACAAATGAAAAGTGCCGCCCGTGCCAGCAGAAATTTTGGACTGGATGTGCACGGAACTTTTAGCGGTTCCCTGCTTTGGCACACCGCTCATCCCTGGCCGCAAAGACCAGAAGGCCTTGTAGAAATGGGATTTAAAGAACTTGCAAAGCGCTGGACGCCAATTTTAAATGAATTTGATGAACAAAACGTAGATGTTTGTTATGAAGTTCATCCTGGTGAAGATCTTCACGATGGGGTTACTTTTGAGCGTTTTTTAGAAGCGACAAATAATCACAAAAGGGTTAATTTATTGTATGACCCCAGCCACTTTGTGCTTCAACAGTTAGATTATATTTCTTATATAGACCATTATCACGAATTCATAAAAATGTTTCACGTAAAAGATGCCGAATTTAATCCTACAGGAAAAAAAGGCTCCTTTGGTGGTTATGGTGACTGGAGAGATCGTGCAGGAAGATATAGACACCCCGGAGACGGCCAGGTAGATTTTAAAACCATATTTTCTAAATTAACCGAATATGGCTGTGATGTTTGGGCAGTTCTCGAATGGGAATGCTGTATCAAATCTCCAGACCAGGGCGCACGCGAAGGAGCGCCTTTTATCCAAAGCCATATAATTGAAGCTACCGAAAAGAAATTTGATGATTTTGCCGGTAGTGAAATAGACGAACAAAAATTAAAACGAATCTTAGGAATTAACTAA
- a CDS encoding nucleoside permease produces MKILTRFQLSTMMFLEFFIWGGWFVTLSTFLPQNLDATGGQTAMAFSTQSWGAIVAPFIIGLIADRFFNAERILGVLHIIGAILLYMMFQAEDFTSFYPFILGYMILYMPTLALVNSISFYQMTDPSKQFASVRVFGTIGWIISGLVISLVFAWDSSEGRAEGMLRYTFLMAAIASAVLGLFSFTLPKTPPSSKGEKVTISDILGLEAIGLLKGRNFLIFFISSILISIPLAFYYQHTNLFLSETGMEDPTAMMSIGQVSEALFLLLIPYFFKKFGFKITILAGMLAWTVRYILFAFGDTGELTFMLIIGIALHGICYDFFFVSGQIYTDSKAGPKIKSAAQGLITLATYGFGMLIGFWVAGQISDLYLNADGTHDWQQIWIVPAGFAFVVMIIFAIFFKNEEIAKKDIEI; encoded by the coding sequence ATGAAAATTTTAACCAGATTTCAGCTATCAACCATGATGTTCCTCGAATTTTTTATTTGGGGTGGTTGGTTTGTAACACTGAGTACGTTTTTACCGCAAAATTTAGATGCTACGGGAGGTCAAACAGCTATGGCCTTTTCAACACAATCATGGGGAGCAATAGTGGCTCCCTTTATTATAGGACTTATTGCCGACAGGTTTTTTAATGCTGAACGCATTTTAGGGGTGCTGCATATAATCGGGGCCATCTTGCTGTATATGATGTTTCAAGCAGAAGATTTCACCAGTTTTTATCCTTTTATTTTAGGGTATATGATTCTTTATATGCCAACCCTGGCTTTAGTAAATTCTATTTCCTTTTACCAAATGACAGATCCTTCAAAACAATTTGCCAGCGTTCGTGTTTTTGGAACTATTGGCTGGATAATTTCAGGTCTGGTAATAAGCCTGGTTTTCGCCTGGGACTCCTCTGAGGGTCGTGCGGAAGGAATGCTACGTTACACTTTTTTAATGGCCGCGATTGCTTCAGCAGTTTTGGGATTATTTAGTTTCACATTGCCTAAAACTCCGCCAAGTAGTAAAGGAGAAAAAGTAACTATTTCAGATATCTTAGGGCTAGAAGCTATTGGTTTACTTAAAGGAAGAAACTTTTTGATTTTCTTCATCTCATCTATTTTAATATCTATTCCACTAGCTTTTTATTATCAACATACCAATCTATTTCTTTCTGAAACTGGTATGGAAGATCCTACAGCAATGATGTCTATAGGTCAGGTTTCCGAAGCTTTGTTTTTATTATTAATTCCATATTTTTTCAAAAAATTCGGGTTTAAAATTACGATTCTCGCCGGAATGTTGGCCTGGACAGTCAGGTATATCCTATTCGCCTTTGGAGACACCGGTGAACTTACATTCATGCTAATTATAGGAATAGCACTTCACGGAATTTGTTACGATTTCTTCTTTGTTTCTGGCCAGATCTATACCGATTCTAAAGCGGGACCAAAAATTAAAAGTGCTGCGCAAGGTTTAATTACGCTGGCTACTTATGGTTTTGGGATGCTAATTGGATTCTGGGTAGCAGGACAAATTAGTGACCTTTATTTAAATGCAGATGGCACTCACGACTGGCAACAAATATGGATAGTTCCGGCAGGATTTGCCTTTGTAGTAATGATAATATTTGCTATTTTCTTCAAAAATGAAGAAATCGCGAAAAAGGATATTGAAATATAA
- a CDS encoding phosphoribosylaminoimidazolesuccinocarboxamide synthase → MKNTITETNFNFPGQTDVYKGKVRDVYTLKNNKLVIVATDRLSAFDVVMPKGIPYKGQILNQIATKMMEATRNIVPNWLEATPDPNVAVGQACQPFKIEMVIRGYLAGHAAREYKAGKRMLCGVEMPNGMKENDKFPVPIITPATKAEQGDHDEDISKEDILKRAIVTKEDYEILEKYTRNLFKRGTEIAAKRDLILVDTKYEFGKTADGEIVLIDEIHTPDSSRYFYADGYRERQDKDEPQKQLSKEFVRQWLIENQFQGKEGQILPEMSDKYIESVSERYVELYEKITGEAFVKSDINNIETRIENNVLEYLK, encoded by the coding sequence ATGAAGAATACCATTACAGAGACCAATTTCAATTTTCCCGGTCAAACCGATGTTTACAAAGGAAAAGTAAGGGATGTTTATACTTTAAAAAACAATAAGCTCGTTATTGTAGCGACCGATAGGCTTTCGGCCTTTGATGTGGTAATGCCAAAGGGAATTCCCTATAAAGGTCAAATACTTAATCAAATTGCGACCAAAATGATGGAAGCAACCCGAAATATTGTTCCCAACTGGCTGGAAGCAACACCAGATCCTAATGTGGCCGTTGGCCAGGCTTGTCAACCTTTCAAAATTGAAATGGTTATTCGCGGTTATTTGGCCGGTCACGCTGCAAGGGAATATAAAGCCGGAAAAAGGATGCTTTGCGGAGTAGAAATGCCTAACGGAATGAAGGAAAATGACAAATTTCCCGTACCTATTATCACTCCCGCTACCAAAGCCGAACAAGGCGATCACGATGAAGATATCTCAAAAGAAGATATTCTAAAACGTGCAATTGTTACTAAAGAAGACTACGAAATCCTTGAAAAGTACACCCGCAATCTTTTTAAACGCGGAACTGAAATCGCCGCGAAAAGAGATTTGATTCTGGTAGATACAAAATATGAATTCGGAAAAACAGCCGATGGTGAAATTGTTCTAATAGATGAAATTCACACGCCGGATTCTTCCAGATATTTTTATGCCGATGGCTACAGGGAAAGACAGGATAAAGATGAACCACAAAAACAATTATCCAAGGAATTTGTAAGACAGTGGCTCATAGAAAATCAGTTTCAAGGAAAGGAAGGTCAAATACTACCTGAAATGAGCGATAAATATATCGAATCGGTTTCTGAACGGTATGTAGAATTGTACGAAAAAATTACCGGGGAAGCTTTTGTAAAAAGTGACATTAATAATATTGAAACCCGTATTGAAAATAACGTGCTGGAATATTTAAAATAA
- a CDS encoding DUF1080 domain-containing protein — MKKVSLILATAAVLATACKSDKKEQETKDAYEADAASDTTAMADNDENWDKLFNGQDLKGWKAFNADSISDQWQVEDGVLAFSPAEGDRESSENLISEKTYTNFELSLEWKISEGGNSGIMWGVQESEDYSEPYLTGPEIQILDNKLHPDAKNGEVRQAGALYDMMPPSEDKTRNAGEWNETVIRINHRTNKGSVRLNGTLINEFPVHGEEWSKMVENSKFKDWEDFGKNREGHIALQDHSDKVWFRNIKIKELE, encoded by the coding sequence ATGAAGAAAGTAAGTTTAATATTAGCAACTGCAGCCGTTTTAGCAACCGCTTGTAAATCTGATAAAAAAGAACAAGAGACTAAAGATGCCTATGAAGCTGATGCGGCTAGTGACACTACAGCAATGGCTGATAATGATGAAAATTGGGACAAATTATTCAATGGGCAGGACCTTAAAGGTTGGAAAGCTTTTAATGCCGATTCAATTTCAGATCAGTGGCAGGTAGAAGATGGCGTTCTTGCGTTTTCTCCTGCAGAAGGAGATCGTGAATCTTCTGAGAATCTAATTTCAGAAAAAACCTATACCAATTTTGAACTTTCTCTGGAATGGAAAATTTCAGAAGGTGGAAATAGCGGCATTATGTGGGGAGTTCAGGAAAGTGAAGATTATTCTGAACCTTATTTAACCGGTCCTGAAATACAAATTTTAGATAATAAACTACATCCCGATGCGAAAAATGGGGAAGTTAGACAGGCAGGTGCCCTTTACGATATGATGCCTCCAAGTGAAGACAAAACCAGAAACGCGGGAGAATGGAACGAAACCGTTATTAGAATTAATCATAGAACTAATAAAGGTTCAGTTCGTCTAAACGGGACTTTGATTAATGAATTTCCGGTTCATGGCGAGGAATGGAGCAAAATGGTAGAAAATTCCAAATTTAAAGATTGGGAAGATTTTGGTAAAAACCGGGAAGGTCATATTGCTTTGCAAGATCACAGCGATAAAGTATGGTTTAGAAATATTAAAATAAAGGAGCTGGAATAA
- a CDS encoding GMC oxidoreductase has translation MSNYYENDTYDAIVVGTGISGGWAAKELSEKGFKTLVLERGRMVKHIEDYPTMNDDPWDYKFKGQLTREEEKRQPKQARTGYTTNKASAHWFVDDVKHPYNETKRFDWMRGYHVGGRSIMWGRHSYRLSELDFTANKEDGHGVDWPIRYKDIAPWYDYVESYIGVSGENLGLSQLPDGKFLPQMPLNCVEDHLKKSMAENFTDGRVLTAGRVAHLTGDKEFEGRSNCQFRNRCIRGCPYGAYFSSNSSTLPAAERTGNMTLRPNSVVHEVVYDPETKLATGVKIIDAETKEEIEFKANVVFLCASAIASTSILMQSKSDRFENGMGNDSGELGHNVMDHHFKAGASGKYDGFEDQYYKGRKPNGIYLPRFRNINGSDNLGFTRGYGYQGGAGRGDWSESIAEASYGKELKEAIVKPGGWTMGLMGFGETLPYHENKMTLNYEKTDEWGLPTITFDAEFKENELKMRKDMVEQAVEMLEKGGFKDVAGYDDIGAPGLGIHEMGTARMGRDPKTSVLNGNNQVHAVRNVYVTDGAFMTSAGCQNPSLTYMAMTARAADHASKNFKKSNA, from the coding sequence GTGAGCAATTATTATGAAAATGACACTTATGATGCGATAGTCGTAGGTACCGGAATTAGCGGCGGTTGGGCTGCAAAAGAGCTTAGTGAAAAAGGATTTAAAACCCTTGTTCTTGAGCGGGGGCGTATGGTAAAACATATTGAGGATTATCCTACTATGAATGATGATCCCTGGGATTATAAGTTTAAAGGGCAATTAACCCGGGAGGAAGAAAAGCGTCAACCCAAGCAGGCACGTACCGGTTATACCACTAATAAAGCCAGTGCCCATTGGTTTGTAGACGATGTTAAACACCCTTATAATGAAACGAAAAGATTTGACTGGATGCGTGGATATCACGTTGGAGGAAGATCTATAATGTGGGGGCGTCACAGTTATCGATTGAGTGAATTAGATTTTACCGCCAATAAAGAAGACGGGCACGGTGTAGATTGGCCAATTAGATATAAAGATATCGCGCCCTGGTATGATTATGTAGAATCTTATATTGGAGTAAGTGGAGAAAATCTTGGCTTAAGCCAGTTACCCGATGGTAAATTTCTTCCGCAAATGCCTCTTAACTGTGTAGAAGATCACCTTAAGAAAAGTATGGCTGAAAACTTTACTGATGGTCGTGTTTTGACCGCAGGAAGAGTAGCCCACCTAACTGGAGATAAAGAATTTGAAGGCCGTTCTAATTGTCAATTTAGAAATCGTTGTATTAGAGGTTGTCCTTATGGAGCTTATTTTAGTAGTAATTCTTCTACTTTACCTGCTGCCGAAAGAACAGGGAATATGACTTTAAGACCAAACTCTGTGGTACACGAAGTTGTTTACGATCCTGAGACCAAACTGGCTACCGGGGTAAAAATTATTGATGCCGAAACCAAAGAAGAAATAGAATTCAAAGCTAATGTGGTTTTCCTTTGTGCTTCTGCCATTGCTTCAACAAGTATTTTGATGCAGTCAAAATCTGATAGATTTGAAAATGGAATGGGTAATGATAGTGGAGAATTAGGACATAATGTGATGGACCATCACTTTAAAGCTGGTGCTTCCGGAAAATATGATGGTTTTGAAGATCAATATTATAAAGGAAGAAAACCAAACGGAATCTATTTACCTCGATTTAGAAATATAAACGGAAGTGATAATCTTGGATTTACCCGAGGGTATGGATACCAGGGTGGTGCAGGTCGTGGAGACTGGAGTGAAAGCATAGCCGAAGCCTCTTATGGAAAAGAACTAAAAGAAGCCATTGTGAAACCGGGTGGTTGGACGATGGGCTTAATGGGCTTTGGAGAAACATTACCTTACCACGAAAATAAAATGACGCTTAATTACGAGAAGACTGACGAATGGGGTCTACCAACCATAACTTTTGATGCAGAGTTCAAAGAAAACGAACTTAAAATGAGAAAAGATATGGTAGAGCAAGCCGTAGAAATGTTGGAAAAAGGAGGCTTCAAGGATGTAGCCGGATATGATGATATTGGCGCCCCTGGTTTGGGAATTCACGAAATGGGAACTGCACGAATGGGTAGAGATCCAAAAACTTCTGTATTAAACGGGAATAACCAGGTACACGCAGTTCGCAATGTTTATGTAACTGATGGTGCTTTTATGACTTCTGCTGGATGCCAAAATCCATCTTTAACTTATATGGCTATGACAGCTAGAGCAGCAGATCATGCTTCCAAGAATTTCAAAAAATCTAACGCTTAA
- a CDS encoding Gfo/Idh/MocA family protein: MGKKIKLGVLGGGGDSLIGILHRVASSMFDKFEFVGGVFNPDPEDSKKFAQELGIGTDRVYKDLDHLIAEEAKLPEEERIQAVSILTPNFLHFPMAKQLLENGFHVICEKPMTTTYEEAKILEDTLNKSKTIFAVTYTYTGYPMIRQMKEMIAAGEIGEVQKIDVQYYQGWINPIIHNKEERNSIWRLDPEKGGISCCIGDIGTHAFDMIEYVTGLEVKELLADLNYVYSDNRMDVDGTVLLRFSEFVKGVLRSSQIATGEENNFAVKIYGKKAGLKWEQENPNYLYKLEDGQPMKVLKPGHEYNSALSLDGTKLPPGHPEGIFDSMGNIYKGVAKAINGEKYHPAEFPTMKDGIRGMNFIEKVVDSHAKGNVWVKLDA; the protein is encoded by the coding sequence ATGGGTAAAAAAATAAAATTAGGAGTATTAGGCGGCGGCGGCGATTCCCTTATCGGGATCTTACACCGGGTGGCTTCTTCTATGTTTGATAAATTTGAATTTGTAGGTGGGGTTTTTAATCCTGATCCTGAAGATAGTAAAAAATTCGCTCAGGAATTAGGAATTGGAACCGATAGGGTTTATAAAGACCTGGACCATTTAATTGCTGAAGAAGCAAAATTACCGGAAGAAGAACGCATACAAGCGGTGTCTATTCTAACGCCGAATTTCTTGCATTTCCCAATGGCAAAACAGCTTTTGGAAAATGGTTTCCACGTGATTTGTGAAAAACCAATGACAACTACTTACGAGGAAGCGAAAATCCTTGAAGACACGCTTAATAAATCGAAAACTATTTTTGCGGTAACATATACTTATACCGGTTACCCAATGATTCGCCAGATGAAAGAGATGATCGCAGCTGGCGAGATTGGTGAAGTTCAAAAGATAGACGTTCAATATTACCAGGGTTGGATAAATCCTATAATTCATAATAAAGAAGAGAGAAATAGTATTTGGAGGCTTGATCCAGAAAAAGGCGGTATTAGTTGCTGTATAGGCGATATTGGTACACACGCCTTTGATATGATTGAGTATGTTACCGGCCTGGAAGTAAAAGAACTTTTAGCCGATCTAAATTACGTGTATTCCGACAATAGAATGGATGTTGATGGTACCGTACTGCTTCGCTTTTCAGAATTTGTGAAAGGAGTACTTAGATCCAGCCAGATCGCTACAGGAGAGGAAAACAATTTTGCTGTTAAGATCTATGGTAAAAAAGCCGGCTTAAAATGGGAGCAGGAAAACCCGAATTACCTTTATAAGTTAGAAGACGGTCAACCTATGAAAGTTTTAAAACCAGGGCACGAATATAACTCTGCGCTTTCTTTAGACGGAACAAAATTGCCTCCGGGACATCCTGAAGGTATCTTTGATTCTATGGGAAATATCTATAAAGGAGTTGCAAAAGCTATAAATGGTGAAAAATATCATCCCGCAGAATTTCCCACAATGAAAGACGGTATACGCGGGATGAACTTTATAGAAAAAGTAGTAGACTCTCACGCCAAAGGAAATGTTTGGGTAAAGTTAGACGCATAA
- a CDS encoding gluconate 2-dehydrogenase subunit 3 family protein gives MNRRQALRNIGLGAGAIIVGPTTLSLLQSCKNDPTYNWEPTFLAASNGFALKQILEVIIPKTDTPGAEDLNIAEFIDSYMEEVASEERQENFKQSADAFSRAFKNEFDKEEGEGSAEEYEQIVAKYLKATPAERDEIAKRNTETQDPQDKDQKVTLDADAGTLAYLEEIRSMGIWAYKTSEEIGENVMWYDPIPGEYIPCGPTDELGGGKAMSL, from the coding sequence ATGAATAGAAGACAGGCATTAAGAAATATAGGACTTGGAGCCGGGGCTATAATTGTTGGTCCTACTACTTTAAGTCTTTTACAAAGCTGTAAAAATGATCCAACCTATAACTGGGAACCTACTTTTTTAGCAGCTTCTAATGGTTTTGCATTAAAGCAAATTCTAGAAGTAATTATTCCTAAAACCGATACTCCTGGAGCAGAGGATTTAAATATTGCTGAATTTATTGATTCTTATATGGAAGAAGTAGCTTCTGAAGAAAGACAGGAGAATTTTAAACAATCTGCCGATGCTTTTTCCAGAGCATTTAAGAACGAATTTGATAAAGAAGAAGGTGAAGGTAGCGCAGAAGAATATGAGCAAATTGTTGCTAAATATTTGAAAGCCACACCTGCAGAAAGAGACGAAATCGCAAAGCGTAATACTGAAACTCAAGATCCCCAGGATAAAGACCAGAAAGTAACTTTAGATGCCGATGCCGGTACTTTAGCATATCTTGAGGAAATAAGGAGTATGGGAATTTGGGCTTATAAAACCAGTGAAGAAATTGGAGAAAATGTAATGTGGTACGATCCCATTCCCGGGGAATATATCCCGTGTGGTCCAACCGATGAACTTGGTGGAGGTAAGGCTATGTCCCTTTAA
- a CDS encoding sugar phosphate isomerase/epimerase, with amino-acid sequence MKITPTRIYSLFFALFLSLGIYSCKDQKAENKDTETAEVQPEENAKPFFKLSLAQWSLNKPIFAGELDPMDFAEKASEMNFEGVEYVSSFYAEKIKDSDNPEESMQKVLDTLKAKSEEFNVENVLIMVDGEGELASPDKTEREEAVENHKKWVDAASFLGAHSIRVNLFGSEEPEEWKTSATQGLKALSEYAAEKNVNVLVENHGYLSSDAALLVEVIENVNMENCGTLPDFGNFCLKREGGERWEAKCIEEYPKYQGIEEMMPHAMAVSAKSYDFNEEGQETTLDYERILKLVKDAGYTGFVGVEYEGENLSPEEGIKATKELLIEVGSKLNSNNN; translated from the coding sequence ATGAAAATTACACCAACTAGAATTTATTCACTCTTTTTTGCTCTTTTTTTATCGCTGGGAATTTACTCATGTAAAGATCAAAAAGCAGAAAATAAAGATACCGAAACCGCTGAAGTACAGCCCGAAGAAAATGCTAAACCATTCTTTAAACTCTCTCTAGCGCAATGGTCTCTAAATAAACCAATTTTTGCCGGCGAATTAGATCCGATGGATTTTGCTGAAAAAGCAAGTGAAATGAATTTTGAAGGTGTGGAATATGTAAGCAGTTTTTATGCTGAAAAAATTAAGGATTCCGATAATCCGGAAGAATCTATGCAAAAAGTACTTGATACTTTAAAAGCAAAAAGTGAAGAATTTAATGTTGAGAATGTTCTAATAATGGTAGATGGCGAAGGTGAACTTGCAAGCCCTGATAAAACAGAACGTGAAGAAGCCGTTGAAAATCATAAAAAATGGGTTGATGCCGCCAGTTTTTTGGGAGCGCACTCAATACGTGTAAATCTTTTTGGAAGTGAAGAACCAGAAGAATGGAAAACTTCAGCAACCCAAGGTCTAAAAGCTCTTAGTGAATATGCCGCTGAAAAAAATGTAAATGTTCTTGTAGAAAATCACGGTTATCTTTCTTCTGATGCTGCGCTACTGGTAGAAGTAATTGAAAACGTAAATATGGAAAACTGTGGAACTCTACCCGATTTTGGAAACTTTTGTTTAAAAAGAGAAGGTGGTGAACGTTGGGAAGCAAAATGTATCGAAGAATATCCAAAATACCAGGGTATAGAAGAAATGATGCCCCACGCAATGGCAGTAAGCGCAAAATCTTACGATTTTAATGAGGAAGGCCAGGAAACCACTCTGGATTATGAGAGAATCTTAAAACTAGTTAAGGATGCAGGTTATACCGGTTTTGTAGGTGTAGAATACGAAGGTGAGAATTTATCTCCCGAAGAAGGTATTAAAGCCACAAAAGAACTTTTAATAGAAGTTGGCAGCAAATTAAACAGCAACAATAACTAA